ACACTGATATCTCTCCAATTCATAACCCTGTTTTCACCCCGCGAGATATCTTCATCCGATCACACATCCTATGGTATTTAAATGTTCTTGGCCTTCATTCAATTCAAGACTTCCATAAAGTAGCCATTTAACTATCCATCCATATATAGTAGTAATAGAATACACATATGTTGATGTAAAAGACATTATCCAAGTTAGCGATGAGACACATACCCTTTTGGGATATCTAGTTTATGCTCCTCCTGTATAAGCAGAATATTGTCCCTAATTTGTCTTAAACTTCACAAATGATGTTCCCTTATTCCTTGCAAATGATCGTGCTATTACATTTAACAACACATCACAACACGGTATAGGCCTAAATTCAGTGCTGATTCAAAAAAATTTAGGCCTAAAGCGGATAATTAAATTGGGCCCTTTGTATAAAAAATTGCTTTTGATTCCTTGCTTTAAATCACTCAGCCTTGAGCCAACCCTGCCTAAATTCATCTACAATCATAGGATTGTTGGTTTTAAGCATGGGCGTAGCATAGTGGGGGCAGCCAACCCCTCGTATAGAAATTTtagtatatacgttttcaaccccccATTTTATAGGAACTTTTTGGTACATACATTTTCAACCCCACAATCGAAAATCTCAAGCTTCACCACTAGTTTTAAGAGCATCACCACATCCATAACCTCATCTTTGTAAGCCTTTATAAGCATATACAATAGTAAATATATAAACAAGAAACATCAGCCATAAATAACCATGTGCAGAATAACATTTAAATCAAAGATCAACGCATGTAATAACCACTCAAAACAAACAATTCTCTTGATAACTGCATAACCCTTTCAACAAAACAAACTAGCTTTACATCAAATTACCAAAATCAAGTTTCATAAACCAATCCAAACAAAACCTAACCCCAACAAACCAAACCCCCTGTAGTCTAGGCGCTAGTAAACTTGGTAACAGCCTTAGTACCCTCAGAAACAGCATGTTTGGCCAATTCACCAGGGAGTACAAGTCTCACAGCAGTCTGAATCTCCCTCGACGACAGCGTATTCTTCTTGTTGTACCTTGCAAGTTTCGACGCTTCCTGAGCAAGCTTCTCGAAAATATCATTGATGAAGGAGTTCATGATCCCCATGGCCTTGCTCGAGATCCCGATATCCGGATGAACCTGCTTCAAAACCTTGAAGATGTAGATCTTGTACGTCTCTACCGACTTCTTgtgtttcttcttctttttgtcGGTTGCTGATGCGGACGACTCCTTTGGTAGCTTTTTCTCAGCCTTGGGCTTCTTCTCTGCAGGTGCTTTCTCTGCCACTGGCTTCTTTCCAGCTGCGGCCTTTGGCGCCATTGCTATTAGTGAAGGTGAAAGAGGGGGGATTTGAAATTGTGTGTGAGAATGTAAAGAAGGGATGGGTGGTGTTGTAACAAGTGAATGTATATAAATAGGCTGCAGAGGATTGATGTGATTGGTTGGATATAAATGACGCGGATTATGATCTGTGACCGTTCGTAATTTTTGGAACAATCTGGACGGttggttttgtatttttttaattttcttaatTCTAGTATTTTGGCGGTCAAAGGTAAACCCAAAAAATCTGAATTGAtcttaaagaaaaaaaatcataaaatgcTAACTACTTCCAGTAAAATTACTCGCTTTTTTTTTATCACAAAACCactcaattttttaattttgtgaaaatgaaCTTATTTGAAGTTTAATAATGACGTGAAGAGTATGTTTTGGATCTAAAGTCGTAAAAGTATGAAATAAAATTGTAAAAGTAATTTAAATATTAACGTGGTTAGGGATAAATTGAAAAAATATAATAATGTATCATACATTGCGGTATAAAGTTGTATAAGTAATTTAAATAAAAGGATATGTCAAGTTATTAAGCAGAAAAGGATGAAACGTTAAAGTTGTCAATTACTAAAGTTAAAAATGGATGTGTAACTTACTTAAAGATGAGggtcgtaaaagtaatttaacTAAAAGGATGTgtcaagttattaagtagaaaatGTTGGATGGTCAAATTTGTCAATTATCAAAAGTTATAAGTGTATGTGTAACTTACTTAAATACGAGGGTTAATTGTCTTTTATGTGAAAAGTTTAAGGGTTAGTAGTGAATATTGTCAAAAGTTTGAGAGTTACTAGTGAATGTGCCTCATGAGAAAAATTTGAAGGTTAATACTTAATAGTGAACTAGGTTATTTCAACGCGCGTTGTTGCGGTACGTTACCGTGTGCTTTGGATTAGTATCGGTTTAGTTTGTTACACTATTGGTACG
This genomic stretch from Helianthus annuus cultivar XRQ/B chromosome 8, HanXRQr2.0-SUNRISE, whole genome shotgun sequence harbors:
- the LOC110936286 gene encoding histone H2B, with amino-acid sequence MAPKAAAGKKPVAEKAPAEKKPKAEKKLPKESSASATDKKKKKHKKSVETYKIYIFKVLKQVHPDIGISSKAMGIMNSFINDIFEKLAQEASKLARYNKKNTLSSREIQTAVRLVLPGELAKHAVSEGTKAVTKFTSA